The Longimicrobiaceae bacterium region TCGCAAGCGCAGAATCAGTCGACGTGCGGAAGGGGTCCCATCCACTCGACACGTCCCGCCGAGGGAAGCAGGGCGAGCAGCTCCGAAGCCGTGAGGTCGAGCACCGGATGGCGCCACAGGGGGGCGATCTCGGCGAGGGGAACCAGCACGAAGGGGCGCTCGTGCATGCGGGGATGGGGGAGGGTCAGCGTGGCGGATTGATAGCTTCCCCCCGCTCGATCGAGCAGGTCCACGTCGATCGTGCGGGGTGCATTCCTGAAGGTGCGTACTCGACCGATCTCCGCCTCCACCCGGGTGATCTCCGCGAGCAGCTCCTCCGGCTCCAGCGCGGAACGCCCCTGCAGCACGACGTTGTAGAAATCCGGCTGGGCACGAAATCCCACCGGTTCTGTCCGGTAAACGGAGGAGATCCGGTCCACCTCCACCGTCCTGCTCAGCGAGCGGATGGCCGCGGCGAGTTGCTCGCGGGGACGTCCGAGATTCGCGCCGAGCCCGAAGAGGACCTGATGCATGAAGCCCTTCGACCCCGCGGCTAACGACCGACGG contains the following coding sequences:
- the folK gene encoding 2-amino-4-hydroxy-6-hydroxymethyldihydropteridine diphosphokinase, whose protein sequence is MHQVLFGLGANLGRPREQLAAAIRSLSRTVEVDRISSVYRTEPVGFRAQPDFYNVVLQGRSALEPEELLAEITRVEAEIGRVRTFRNAPRTIDVDLLDRAGGSYQSATLTLPHPRMHERPFVLVPLAEIAPLWRHPVLDLTASELLALLPSAGRVEWMGPLPHVD